The Pseudomonas triclosanedens genome has a window encoding:
- the gbcB gene encoding glycine-betaine demethylase subunit GbcB: MSTNNFLNPVNTQTWANGRHLVRCVKAIQETWDVRTFCFMADAPIMFFFKPGQFVTLELEIDGQPIMRSYTISSSPSVPYSFSITIKRVPGGKVSNWLHDNLKEGDQIPVHGPVGNFNAIDFPTDKALFLSGGVGITPVMSMARWFFDTNGNVDMVFVHSARTPKDIIFHRELEHMASRIGNFKLHLVCEKYDMGESWAGYRGFLNKAMLQLIAPDFLDREVFCCGPTPYMHAVKRLLEAEGYDMSRYHEEAFGPTPPEVRAEVKELAAEAAEAAEVPAAELNNVEFCETGKSIRVAPGETVHAAAAKLGLHIPKACGMGICGTCKVMKRSGEVDMEHNGGITDEDVAEGYILSCCSIPRGDVVIEY, from the coding sequence ATGTCGACGAACAACTTCCTCAATCCGGTGAACACCCAGACCTGGGCCAACGGCCGCCACCTGGTGCGCTGCGTCAAGGCCATCCAGGAAACCTGGGATGTGCGCACCTTCTGCTTCATGGCCGATGCGCCGATCATGTTCTTCTTCAAGCCTGGGCAGTTCGTCACCCTGGAGCTGGAGATCGACGGCCAGCCGATCATGCGTTCCTACACCATCTCCAGCTCGCCCTCGGTGCCCTACAGCTTCTCCATCACCATCAAGCGCGTGCCGGGCGGCAAGGTTTCCAACTGGCTGCACGACAACCTCAAGGAAGGCGACCAGATTCCGGTACACGGCCCGGTCGGCAACTTCAACGCCATCGACTTCCCTACCGACAAGGCGCTGTTCCTGTCCGGCGGCGTCGGCATCACTCCGGTGATGTCGATGGCGCGCTGGTTCTTCGACACCAACGGCAATGTCGACATGGTGTTCGTGCACAGCGCACGCACGCCCAAAGACATCATCTTCCACCGCGAGCTGGAGCACATGGCCTCGCGGATCGGCAACTTCAAGCTGCACCTGGTGTGCGAGAAGTACGATATGGGCGAATCCTGGGCCGGTTATCGCGGCTTCCTGAACAAGGCCATGCTGCAACTGATCGCCCCCGACTTCCTCGACCGCGAAGTGTTCTGCTGCGGCCCCACGCCCTACATGCACGCGGTGAAGCGCCTGCTCGAAGCCGAGGGCTACGACATGTCGCGCTACCACGAGGAAGCCTTCGGCCCAACACCGCCAGAAGTGCGCGCCGAAGTGAAGGAACTGGCCGCCGAGGCAGCCGAAGCGGCGGAGGTACCAGCCGCCGAGCTGAACAACGTGGAGTTCTGCGAAACCGGCAAGAGCATTCGCGTGGCACCGGGCGAGACCGTCCACGCCGCCGCAGCCAAGCTCGGCCTGCACATTCCCAAGGCTTGCGGCATGGGCATCTGTGGCACCTGCAAGGTCATGAAGCGCTCAGGCGAAGTGGACATGGAACACAACGGCGGCATTACCGACGAAGACGTGGCCGAGGGCTACATCCTGTCCTGCTGCAGCATCCCCAGGGGCGACGTGGTGATCGAATACTGA
- the fusA gene encoding elongation factor G: MSSYSVEHIRTVALVGHGDSGKTLLAEALLQHSGAIASMGSLERGDTLCDSDPMEREYHHSLAAALVHLEHEGTRINLIDTPGYPDFIGHALPALGAVETALVVVNAQNGIELTTRRMMGWAADRGLCRMLVVNRIDAERVDLPVLLADLREAFGKEVLPLNLPAEGGTRVVDCFFAPDGDSDFSSVAEAHQALVDQVVEVDEELMAHYLEEGEVAPEALHAPFERALREGHLIPLCFVSARTGAGVTELLDVLARLAPSPAEGNPPLFVRTDDSGAVHDFRSSPEPEAHVLAHVFKVVIDPFVGRLAVFRVHQGTVRREMQLFAGDGRKAFKVGHLLRLQGKKHEEVPQLIPGDFGALTKIEELDYGVVLHDSHDEDHIRLKPLNFPTPMQGLAIEASRRGDEQRLAEVLQRLQAEDPCVRLDYNASTQETVLRGMGELHLRYLLERMAGQYKLEVQTRTPSVPYRETATRAAEGHSRHKKQTGGAGQFGEVFLRVEPLPRGGGFEFVDAVKGGVIPGQFIPSVEKGVRSALSAGPLAGFPVADVKVTVFDGKSHSVDSKDIAFQAAGRKAMLDALRNAGGIVLEPVVSIEVTAPDTRLGDITADLTGRRGQVLGTESLSANVALIRGQVPLAELDGYANRLKSITAGQGLYDLSPSHYNAVPQDIQQRLASGYKAVPEDD; the protein is encoded by the coding sequence ATGTCCAGTTACTCGGTGGAACATATCCGCACCGTGGCTCTGGTCGGCCACGGCGACAGCGGCAAGACGCTGCTTGCCGAAGCGCTGCTGCAGCACAGTGGCGCGATCGCCAGCATGGGCTCGCTGGAGCGCGGCGATACGCTGTGCGACTCCGATCCGATGGAGCGCGAATACCATCACTCCCTGGCCGCTGCACTCGTTCATCTGGAACACGAGGGCACGCGGATCAACCTGATCGATACACCCGGCTACCCCGACTTCATCGGCCATGCGTTGCCCGCGCTGGGCGCGGTGGAAACCGCGCTGGTGGTGGTGAATGCGCAGAACGGCATCGAGCTGACCACCCGCCGCATGATGGGCTGGGCCGCTGATCGCGGCCTGTGCCGGATGCTGGTAGTCAACCGGATCGATGCCGAGCGGGTGGATCTCCCGGTGTTGCTGGCGGACTTGCGCGAAGCCTTCGGCAAGGAAGTGCTGCCGCTGAATCTTCCTGCCGAGGGTGGCACCCGCGTGGTGGATTGCTTCTTCGCCCCGGATGGCGACTCCGATTTTTCCTCCGTGGCCGAGGCGCACCAGGCGCTGGTGGACCAGGTGGTGGAAGTCGACGAGGAGCTGATGGCGCATTACCTGGAGGAAGGCGAGGTGGCGCCGGAGGCGCTGCACGCGCCCTTCGAGCGGGCGCTGCGCGAGGGGCACCTGATACCGTTGTGCTTCGTTTCGGCGCGTACCGGCGCGGGCGTGACAGAGTTGTTGGATGTGCTGGCGCGCCTGGCGCCCAGCCCGGCCGAAGGCAATCCGCCGCTGTTCGTGCGCACCGACGACAGTGGCGCGGTGCATGACTTCCGTTCCTCACCGGAGCCTGAAGCCCATGTGCTGGCCCATGTGTTCAAGGTGGTGATCGACCCTTTCGTCGGCCGCCTGGCGGTGTTCCGCGTCCATCAGGGTACGGTGCGCCGGGAGATGCAGTTGTTCGCCGGCGATGGGCGCAAGGCGTTCAAGGTCGGGCATCTGCTGCGCCTGCAGGGAAAGAAGCACGAAGAGGTGCCGCAACTGATCCCCGGCGACTTCGGCGCGCTGACAAAGATCGAGGAGCTGGATTACGGCGTGGTGCTGCATGACTCCCATGACGAGGACCATATCCGCCTCAAGCCGCTGAACTTCCCGACGCCGATGCAGGGCCTGGCCATCGAGGCCAGCCGGCGTGGCGACGAGCAGCGCTTGGCCGAAGTCCTCCAGCGGCTCCAGGCGGAGGACCCCTGCGTACGCCTGGACTACAACGCATCCACCCAGGAGACCGTGCTGCGCGGCATGGGTGAGCTGCACCTGCGCTACCTGCTGGAGCGGATGGCCGGACAGTACAAGCTGGAGGTACAAACCCGCACGCCCAGCGTGCCCTATCGGGAAACCGCCACGCGGGCGGCCGAGGGGCACAGTCGGCACAAGAAGCAGACGGGCGGAGCGGGGCAGTTCGGCGAGGTGTTCCTGCGGGTGGAGCCGTTGCCGCGCGGCGGTGGCTTCGAGTTCGTCGATGCGGTCAAGGGCGGGGTGATTCCCGGCCAGTTCATTCCCTCGGTGGAGAAGGGCGTGCGCTCGGCGCTCAGTGCCGGGCCGCTGGCGGGCTTCCCGGTGGCGGACGTGAAGGTCACGGTGTTCGACGGCAAGAGCCATTCGGTGGACTCCAAGGACATTGCTTTCCAGGCCGCCGGGCGCAAGGCGATGCTCGACGCGCTGCGCAATGCCGGCGGCATCGTGCTGGAGCCGGTGGTGAGCATCGAAGTGACGGCGCCGGACACTCGCCTGGGCGATATCACCGCCGACCTGACGGGGCGCCGGGGCCAGGTGCTGGGCACCGAGTCGCTGTCGGCCAATGTCGCGCTGATCCGTGGCCAGGTGCCGCTGGCGGAGCTGGACGGCTACGCCAACCGGCTCAAGTCGATCACCGCGGGGCAGGGGCTCTACGATCTGTCGCCCAGCCACTACAACGCCGTGCCGCAGGACATACAGCAGCGTCTCGCCAGCGGTTACAAGGCGGTGCCGGAAGACGACTGA
- a CDS encoding heavy metal-binding domain-containing protein, translating to MILTTTPTIEGQTIREYRGIVVGEAILGANVFRDLFAGLRDIIGGRSGAYEKELGRAREIAFEELKERAQELGANAVVGIDLDYEVVGQNGSMLMVSVSGTAVRV from the coding sequence ATGATCCTTACCACCACCCCCACCATCGAAGGCCAGACGATCCGGGAATACCGCGGCATCGTGGTCGGCGAGGCGATTCTCGGCGCCAATGTGTTCCGCGACCTGTTCGCCGGCCTGCGCGACATCATCGGCGGCCGGTCCGGCGCCTACGAGAAGGAACTGGGCCGCGCACGGGAGATTGCCTTCGAAGAGCTGAAGGAGCGCGCACAGGAGCTGGGTGCCAACGCAGTGGTCGGCATCGACCTGGATTACGAAGTGGTAGGGCAGAACGGCAGCATGCTGATGGTGAGTGTCAGCGGCACGGCGGTGCGGGTGTAG
- a CDS encoding threonine aldolase family protein, with amino-acid sequence MTDNTQQFASDNYSGICPEAWAAMAEANRGHERAYGEDQWTARASDHFRELFETDCEVFFAFNGTAANSLALAALCQSYHSVICAETAHVETDECGAPEFFSNGSKLLLARTDAEGKLTSEAIREIAGKRQDIHYPKARVVTITQATEVGTVYRPDELKALSATCRELGLHLHMDGARFSNACASLGASPAELTWKSGVEVLCFGGTKNGMAVGEAILFFNRELADGFDYRCKQAGQLASKMRFLAAPWVGVLQGDAWLHYAGHANHCARLLAERVADVPGVSLMFPVEANGVFLQMSEPALEALRQSGWRFYTFIGAGGARFMCSWDTDIARVEALAADIRRVMSAT; translated from the coding sequence ATGACCGACAACACCCAGCAATTCGCCAGCGACAACTATTCCGGCATCTGCCCCGAAGCCTGGGCCGCGATGGCCGAGGCCAATCGCGGCCACGAACGCGCCTACGGCGAAGACCAGTGGACCGCGCGCGCCTCCGATCATTTTCGCGAGCTGTTCGAGACCGACTGCGAGGTGTTCTTCGCGTTCAACGGCACGGCCGCCAACTCCCTGGCCCTGGCCGCGCTGTGCCAGAGCTACCACAGCGTGATCTGCGCCGAGACCGCCCACGTCGAGACCGACGAATGCGGCGCGCCGGAGTTTTTCTCCAACGGTTCCAAGCTGCTGCTGGCGCGCACCGATGCCGAAGGCAAGCTGACCTCCGAGGCGATCCGCGAGATTGCCGGCAAGCGCCAGGATATCCACTATCCGAAGGCGCGCGTGGTGACCATCACCCAGGCCACCGAGGTCGGCACCGTCTACCGTCCCGACGAACTCAAGGCACTGAGCGCCACCTGCCGCGAACTGGGCCTGCATCTGCACATGGACGGCGCGCGCTTCTCCAACGCCTGCGCGTCCCTGGGCGCGAGCCCGGCGGAGCTGACCTGGAAATCCGGCGTCGAAGTGCTCTGCTTCGGCGGCACCAAGAACGGCATGGCGGTGGGCGAGGCGATCCTGTTCTTCAACCGCGAGCTGGCCGACGGCTTCGACTACCGCTGCAAGCAGGCCGGCCAACTGGCCTCGAAGATGCGTTTCCTCGCCGCCCCGTGGGTCGGCGTGCTGCAAGGCGACGCCTGGCTGCACTACGCCGGCCACGCCAACCACTGCGCGCGCCTGCTGGCGGAGCGGGTGGCGGACGTGCCGGGCGTGAGCCTGATGTTCCCGGTGGAGGCCAACGGGGTTTTCCTGCAGATGTCCGAGCCGGCGCTGGAGGCCCTGCGCCAGTCGGGCTGGCGCTTCTACACCTTCATCGGCGCGGGCGGCGCGCGCTTCATGTGCTCCTGGGACACCGATATCGCCCGCGTCGAGGCGCTGGCTGCGGATATCCGCCGGGTGATGAGCGCCACCTGA